TCGTCAACGTCGACGATTTTGCCATCCGTCCCGCCTTGGGAATGAGTGCCGACGATGTTCTGGTCACCGGAAAGTACCGGTATCGGTTCTATCGGTCACCTCACATTCCACACGGCTGGGATGCGGGGGTAATGTTCGAGGAGACACGCAAATCCCTGTTCTGTTCCGATTTGTTCCATCACTTTGGCGATGTCGAACCACTGACCTCGTCGGATTTAATCGAGCCAACGCAGGCCGCGATGCAGCAAATGCAGGGTGGACCGCTGGCAGGTTACATGCCGTATACGCGGCAAACCGAAGGCGTTTTGCGATCACTGGCTGATCTAAAACCTGACACGCTGGCGGTCATGCACGGCTCGTCGTATACCGGACCGTGTGACCAATTACTCTGTGACTTGGCGGGTGTGATCAAGGAAAATTTCGACCGGGACTAACCGTCGACCGCGCCAGCGTGACAATCCAGCGACATTGCACCGAGCACGCTGCATGCCGTCCGGCATTCTGGGGCTGGTCACAGCGGTTCGTCGCGTTGCGACTGGTAGGACAATTTCGAT
The nucleotide sequence above comes from Novipirellula caenicola. Encoded proteins:
- a CDS encoding MBL fold metallo-hydrolase; protein product: MTTINEIAPDLFRLSIYVAELDMQFNHFLVRDDEPLLFHAGLKAMFPMLREAVAQLIDPTKLRHVAWSHFESDECGGLNDWLRIAPQAQPVCTLVGKIVNVDDFAIRPALGMSADDVLVTGKYRYRFYRSPHIPHGWDAGVMFEETRKSLFCSDLFHHFGDVEPLTSSDLIEPTQAAMQQMQGGPLAGYMPYTRQTEGVLRSLADLKPDTLAVMHGSSYTGPCDQLLCDLAGVIKENFDRD